A window of Ictidomys tridecemlineatus isolate mIctTri1 chromosome 15, mIctTri1.hap1, whole genome shotgun sequence contains these coding sequences:
- the Pdp2 gene encoding pyruvate dehydrogenase [acetyl-transferring]-phosphatase 2, mitochondrial gives MSSTVSYWILNSARNHIATFQGGRRLYSRCISNRNQSKWKLFSWVPPTLKNSSPCGSFALQKAYRHTSTEEEDFHLQLSPEQVNEVLRAGESSHKILDFNSGVPNSVLRFESNQLAANSPVEDRRGIASCLQTSGLMFGIFDGHGGHACAQAVSERLFYYVAVSLMSHQTLEQMEGAMENMKPLLPILQWLKHPGDSIYKDITSVHLDHLRVYWQELLDLHMELGLSIEEALMYSFQRLDSDISLEIQAPLEDEVTKNLSLQVAFSGATACMAHVNGVHLHVANAGDCRAILGVQEDNGMWSCLPLTRDHNAWNPAELSRLKREHPESEDKTVIIDDRLLGVLMPCRAFGDVQLKWSKELQRNVLERGFDTEALNIYQFTPPHYYTPPYLTAKPEVTYHRLRPQDKFLVLASDGLWDMLDNEDVVRLVVGHLSKAGCHKPDLAQRPANLGLMQSLLLQRKVSGLHAADQNAATHLIRHAIGSNEYGEMEPERLTAMLTLPEDLARMYRDDITVTVVYFNSDSIDAYYKGD, from the coding sequence ATGTCAAGTACTGTGTCCTACTGGATCTTAAATTCTGCAAGGAACCACATTGCTACATTTCAAGGGGGAAGACGCTTATACTCAAGGTGTATTTCAAATAGGAATCAATCGAAATGGAAGCTCTTTTCCTGGGTGCCACCAACGCTGAAAAACAGTTCCCCTTGTGGTAGCTTCGCTCTACAGAAAGCTTACAGACACACATCAACGGAGGAAGAGGATTTCCACTTGCAGCTCAGTCCTGAGCAGGTAAACGAAGTGCTTCGCGCTGGTGAATCATCCCACAAGATCCTTGACTTCAACAGTGGAGTCCCAAATTCAGTGTTGCGGTTTGAGAGCAATCAGCTAGCTGCCAATTCCCCAGTGGAGGACCGGAGAGGTATAGCCTCCTGCTTGCAGACCAGTGGACTGATGTTTGGCATCTTTGATGGACACGGTGGCCATGCATGTGCACAAGCAGTGAGCGAGAGGCTCTTCTATTATGTGGCAGTGTCCCTGATGTCCCACCAAACCTTGGAGCAGATGGAGGGAGCAATGGAGAACATGAAGCCCCTGCTGCCCATCCTGCAGTGGCTCAAACATCCTGGGGACAGTATCTATAAAGATATCACTTCAGTGCATCTTGACCACCTCCGTGTCTATTGGCAGGAGCTACTTGACCTACACATGGAATTGGGACTGAGCATTGAGGAAGCATTAATGTACTCGTTCCAGAGACTGGATTCTGATATCTCACTGGAAATCCAGGCTCCCCTGGAAGATGAAGTGACAAAGAACCTATCACTCCAGGTTGCCTTCTCTGGGGCAACAGCTTGCATGGCCCATGTCAACGGAGTTCACTTGCATGTAGCAAATGCTGGTGACTGCCGGGCCATCCTTGGTGTTCAGGAGGACAATGGTATGTGGTCTTGTCTACCCCTTACCCGTGACCACAATGCCTGGAATCCAGCTGAGCTATCCCGGCTTAAAAGGGAACACCCTGAGTCAGAGGACAAGACAGTCATCATAGATGACAGATTGCTGGGTGTCCTCATGCCCTGCAGGGCCTTTGGGGATGTTCAGCTGAAGTGGAGTAAAGAGCTGCAGCGCAACGTCCTAGAAAGGGGCTTTGATACTGAGGCCCTCAACATTTACCAGTTCACCCCCCCACACTACTATACTCCACCCTACCTGACTGCCAAACCTGAGGTTACGTACCACAGGCTGAGGCCCCAGGATAAGTTCCTCGTGCTGGCCTCCGATGGCCTGTGGGACATGCTGGACAATGAGGATGTGGTAAGACTGGTGGTGGGGCACCTGTCCAAGGCAGGTTGCCACAAGCCAGACCTGGCCCAAAGACCCGCCAACCTGGGGCTCATGCAGAGTCTGCTGCTGCAGAGGAAAGTTAGTGGGCTCCACGCAGCTGACCAAAATGCAGCCACACACCTGATCAGGCATGCCATTGGGAGCAACGAGTATGGGGAGATGGAGCCAGAGCGACTGACAGCAATGCTGACCTTGCCAGAGGACCTGGCAAGGATGTACAGGGATGATATCACTGTCACTGTGGTGTATTTTAACTCAGACTCAATTGATGCGTATTACAAGGGGGATTAA